The DNA window TGGTCGGCCGCTACGTGGCGGCTGACGTGACCAAGCAGGGCATCGACATTGCCGGCACCAGCGGCCAGCCGGTACGGGCCACCGCGCCGGGCGTGGTGGTGTATTCCGGTGCCGGTCTGGTCGGCTTCGGTGAGCTGATCATCATCAAGCACAACGAGCAGTGGCTGTCGGCCTATGGCCACAACCGCAAGCGGCTGGTCAATGAAGGCCAGAACGTGAAGGCCGGCGAGCAGATCGCGGAAATGGGCCGCACCGGCACCACCCGCGACATGCTGCACTTCGAGATCCGCTACAACGGCAAGCCGGTCGATCCGCAGCAGTACCTGCCGGCGCGCTGACCGGTCCGGCATCCGGATGGACACGCATGGCGTGTCCCTACGGGGGCGATCAAACAGGGTGGGGGGAACGGGTAGGGACACGCCATGCGTGTCCGCGGCGGGGCCGGATCGCCCCGAATCAACCCGCCAACATGAACGCGGCGGCGACCTTGCGGCCTTCACCGGCCAGCACGTTGTACGTGCTGGCTGCCGAGGGGTTGTTCATCACCTCGAGCCCGACGCCGCGGCTCAGGCAGTAGCCCAGCACCTGCGCCGAGGGAAACACCTGGCGGTCACCGGTACCCAGAAGAATCACCTCCGGGCCCAGCGCCAGCACCGGCTCCAGGTCAGCCACGGTCAAGGCCGCGCCTACCGCCACCGGCCAGTTTTCCACCAGCCGGTCCGGGGTCACGATGAAGCTCGTGCCCAGCACCTTGTCGTTCACCGTGGCGCTGTGGCCACTGGCCGCGCGCAGGGTGTAGGCATAATCCGGCAGTTCCTGACTGAGCTGCATGGCTGGCTCAGCCGCGCGGCAGCACGATCGTGCGCTGTTCCTTGCTCGGGCGGTAGAGCACGGCGGTGTGGCCGATGCGCTGCACCAGCGCGCTGCCCGTGGCTTCGGTCAGCTCGGCGATCATGGCGTCGCGGGTGTCGCGGTCGTCTGCGCCGACCTTCACCTTCACCAGTTCATGGCGCTCCAGTACCTCCTCCAGCTCAGCCAGGAAGGCCGGGGTGATCCCCTTTCCGCCGATCTGCAGCAGGGCTTTCAGATCGTGGGCTTGGCCGCGGAGGAAGCGGGTCTGGGCGGAGGTGAGGGTAGTAGACATTCAGGAACGGACGGTTAATCAGGGCGATCAGGGTA is part of the Stenotrophomonas oahuensis genome and encodes:
- a CDS encoding Mth938-like domain-containing protein translates to MQLSQELPDYAYTLRAASGHSATVNDKVLGTSFIVTPDRLVENWPVAVGAALTVADLEPVLALGPEVILLGTGDRQVFPSAQVLGYCLSRGVGLEVMNNPSAASTYNVLAGEGRKVAAAFMLAG
- the yhbY gene encoding ribosome assembly RNA-binding protein YhbY, whose amino-acid sequence is MSTTLTSAQTRFLRGQAHDLKALLQIGGKGITPAFLAELEEVLERHELVKVKVGADDRDTRDAMIAELTEATGSALVQRIGHTAVLYRPSKEQRTIVLPRG